Proteins from a single region of Plasmodium brasilianum strain Bolivian I chromosome 13, whole genome shotgun sequence:
- a CDS encoding endonuclease/exonuclease/phosphatase family protein — translation MEKIQIASWNVNGWKKSCELIKKKNGNLFEFLKKLNIDILCIQETKTNDSIIENEFNLLEAYSDKYESYWNNCKKKNEGHKTYKGYSGIATYVCNANKIICSTNNAFENFSFFIDEDISRYDLLIRREFPLDGSSLSFFIAGNEHGIPECLSGSTNERGDSEETEKVREMKEVNGQEGMQDMQSVQNMQDMQNTQDMQNLQDMQNTQDMQNMQDMQNLQDMQNIQSMKKRKTDEGTSSSSVQGTRSRSSTQTGINCPLKSVQDFFNEGRILVTMHKHFIIVNIYAPYSGCNYDRLSYKMMFMHAVRAKIIQLRITTGLPIILLGDLNISYRNRDVYYLNNIINLESMMKNLKKIKLKENLSNKICQQLPIIFDTLKNKKNFIIKKKMLTQNSESYSFFLNFNGDIKKIGSNAFSSQEEIYFFFSLDEMYVDDKYVDYPHEYFFYLNSCVDSDTLSSGALGSISPCNDSSDAQGGSSSSAVEEEICKKGTTFKGVNCKNADPPSICRCEQCSLNHVDDLTYRDAPYIGNNHSYSHSNCNDVKPFKRMKTDEYTPNSTTEKSEELKNQFESFFSDNKHVMNRIIKNENNEIEEEYLLKNAQNITYYYNDKLKCKIKGSTKILCKYTYKNCSTGKYLVKGKNCLYLKHLNDIFLSLGIILSDDDMLSIANAVGCSSSPQCCTNFLKNLIYEDKMIDTFSFFYPNINGKFTCWDTYKQYRVTNEGSRIDYIFIDYILYEYFIKSYRHLYESPVVLNEHLKCLLLPEGERSGVLIREGYRSRSDKSGGDRIGGDRNEDDSSGGGNDDKLSYESINSPTNNRNYANYFDKLKKKKAYTVREDVIHSEEDDMYDFQFKILSFIGLIYTTPKLSDHIAVNCTFINPKEVMNEGKKKKKNFGICCSDNTISLRAFCLSTYQYMACLPLYLINSSLFSLCSYTFLTHIHAHNKPCHNIIKTQPHKKTKKITQFFTLIKKKEEKKK, via the coding sequence ATGGAAAAGATACAAATAGCTAGCTGGAACGTGAATGGGTGGAAAAAGAGTTGtgagttaataaaaaaaaaaaatggaaatttatttgaatttttgaAGAAGCTAAATATCGACATACTATGTATACAAGAAACCAAAACGAATGACTCGATTATTGAAAATGAGTTTAATCTGTTAGAGGCATATTCAGATAAATATGAATCATATTggaataattgtaaaaaaaaaaatgagggccataaaacatataaaggTTATTCGGGTATTGCCACCTATGTATGTaatgcaaataaaataatttgttctACTAATAATgcttttgaaaatttttctttttttatcgaTGAAGATATTTCAAGGTATGACTTGCTCATTAGGAGAGAGTTCCCTCTGGATGGCTCTTCCTTGTCCTTCTTCATAGCAGGAAATGAACACGGGATTCCTGAATGTTTAAGTGGTAGCACAAATGAAAGGGGAGATTCTGAAGAAACGGAAAAAGTAAGAGAAATGAAAGAAGTGAATGGACAAGAAGGTATGCAAGATATGCAGAGTGTGCAGAATATGCAAGATATGCAGAATACGCAAGATATGCAGAATTTGCAAGATATGCAGAATACGCAAGATATGCAGAATATGCAAGATATGCAGAATTTGCAAGATATGCAGAATATACAAAGTatgaaaaaacgaaaaaccGATGAAGGCACCTCAAGCAGCTCTGTTCAGGGGACTAGAAGTAGGAGCAGCACGCAGACTGGCATCAACTGTCCGCTCAAAAGTGTACAAGATTTTTTCAATGAAGGAAGGATACTAGTAACCATGCATAAGcattttataattgttaACATTTATGCTCCATATTCAGGGTGTAACTATGATAGGTTAAGCTACAAAATGATGTTTATGCATGCAGTTAGagcaaaaataatacaacTCAGAATTACAACAGGTCTTCCTATAATTCTACTAGGTGATTTGAATATATCCTACCGAAATAGAGATGTATACTAccttaataatattataaatctAGAAAGCatgatgaaaaatttaaaaaaaattaaattaaaagaaaatttgtCAAACAAAATTTGTCAGCAATTGCCTATAATATTTGATACactcaaaaataaaaagaattttatcattaaaaaaaaaatgttaacacAGAATAGTGAgtcatattcttttttcctaAATTTTAATggtgatataaaaaaaattggaagtAATGCCTTCAGTTCGCAAGAAgaaatttactttttcttttccttagATGAAATGTATGTAGATGATAAGTATGTGGACTATCCTCatgaatactttttttatttgaatagcTGTGTGGATAGTGATACTTTAAGTAGTGGTGCTTTGGGTAGCATTTCACCGTGTAATGATTCATCAGATGCACAGGGGGGTTCAAGTAGTTCTGCAGTGGAGGAAGAGATTTGCAAAAAGGGTACTACATTCAAAGGGGTTAACTGCAAAAATGCTGATCCTCCCAGCATTTGTAGATGTGAGCAATGTAGCTTAAACCATGTAGACGACTTAACATACCGAGATGCACCTTACATTGGAAATAACCACTCATATAGCCACTCCAATTGCAATGATGTAAAACCCTTTAAGCGGATGAAGACAGATGAATACACTCCTAACAGTACAACTGAAAAGAGCGAAGAATTGAAAAACCAGTTtgaatcttttttttcagatAATAAGCATGTTATGAACAGAATTATCAAAAACGAAAACAACGAAATAGAAGAGGAAtatctattaaaaaatgcgCAAAACATTacctattattataatgataaGTTAAAATGTAAGATAAAAGGTtctacaaaaattttatgtaagtatacgtataaaaattgttctaCAGGAAAATACTTAGTTAAAGGTAAAAACTGTTTGTATCTAAAGCacttaaatgatatatttctATCATTAGGTATTATCCTTTCAGATGATGATATGTTAAGTATAGCTAATGCTGTAGGGTGCTCCTCTTCTCCCCAATGCtgtacaaattttttaaaaaatttaatttatgaaGATAAAATGATAGATACcttttcattcttttatCCAAACATAAACGGAAAATTTACTTGTTGGGATACCTATAAACAGTACAGAGTAACCAATGAGGGTTCTCGCATTGATTACATTTTCAttgattatattttgtacgaatattttataaagagCTATAGGCACCTGTACGAATCTCCCGTTGTTTTGAACGAACACTTGAAGTGTTTACTGCTTCCAGAGGGAGAGAGAAGCGGGGTGCTTATAAGAGAAGGGTATAGGAGTAGAAGCGATAAAAGCGGGGGCGATAGAATTGGGGGTGATAGAAACGAGGACGATAGTAGCGGGGGTGGCAATGATGACAAACTAAGCTACGAAAGCATAAACTCGCCCACAAATAACCGAAATTACGCAAATTATTTCGataaactgaaaaaaaaaaaagcttatACGGTTAGAGAAGATGTAATACATAGTGAAGAGGACGACATGTATGATTttcaatttaaaattttaagtttCATCGGTTTAATTTATACAACTCCAAAACTAAGTGATCACATTGCTGTTAACTGTACATTTATTAACCCAAAAGAAGTAATGAATGaagggaaaaagaaaaaaaaaaatttcggCATATGCTGTTCCGATAACACTATCTCTTTAAGAGCATTCTGTCTGTCGACATATCAATATATGGCTTGTCTACcactatatttaattaattcttcCTTGTTTTCTTTATGTTCATATACGTTCCTTACTCATATTCATGCGCATAATAAACCATGCcacaatattataaaaacacaACCACACAAGAAAACGAAGAAAATTACTCAGTTTTTTACtctaatcaaaaaaaaagaagagaaaaaaaaataa
- a CDS encoding autophagy protein 5, protein MLRENRILLLEKPNIEDINNIIEASGLVLCISLNEKESVSLVPPSYYYLHVHRYMYLCNIIPKCLEYFKSFILPFYGNKFGVYFECVKGKKNFSNIHPCVDIGRGKDFYPVNSEHTDTNLVNDEVGKDNIILDWRLPIGVLFDIYCDIENENNTFTQSGSAELNCKCCSNNELFPDHVSILEISSNGESQGDSFNMGKRDHKDEEGNKEGNELTNELTNELTNELTNELTNELTNEPTNEETNEETNEETNRRKGLLNRDVEKDSSIFNRKAEGSISAVYDGSLTFDGVQICKSLKKEHEQVMLYHVKNWKEQDKTCTVQDKTCTVQEKTCTVQDKTCTVQDKTCTVQDKTCTVQEKICTVQDRKTKKNALKDVNNLLNDEEEDGLIDAAAEGQESHCESYGKTYTYLPHFPPNKEKNYYEHEIKNRSGNSSKHLLQYDENSNTIEGTKKDEHSDDGENLKDNKNLKYYKFIMNKAINNEWYDKQFQNISNKNIPWRLIVHFKGEEEYYYSHFKKKDEKKKYNGNVNILAYNSCIPLYRGFNDFEECILNQLKKANYIMNKNDRVLQILSEQNQKEFLYHLKNFNVEKICSLYREHMDYNMVKFIDNINYIYIQNIEDLCLCNNAHDKGSKNGGSHIAQDKNEKGENCHFIHVDVRKDYFFSDEGEEEGEAFNGAANEKKEKFNAAIRNDRMREEKGKKPSFAHLHDQAGTKIGNSENYVDECGLSKSKLINNTHVSSDTSMNTYVREKKDKQNTNYSSFRYGERTNDVFLKDSCCPCCNRALNGRNSIYDLMNDEKVNKDVPIIIHIYGPPYNQVLTKFPLFKIIHPENNESVSEGIFIYTLGDFLHEQFPSFFRKICRNSKGHSHNGKTNISTNNEHKKRVYYDKENNIHEYENKKGSYLNSENVFYFMEDDYLIFSPYMFIIVNGIQIPLKTPLYWLCTNFLQLDNFLHVILRIPPY, encoded by the coding sequence atgttaagaGAAAATAGAATTCTTTTATTAGAAAAGCCAAATATAGAGGATATAAATAACATCATTGAAGCAAGCGGGTTAGTATTATGCATATCACTTAATGAAAAGGAATCAGTGTCACTGGTACCTCCCtcctattattatttgcatGTTCAtaggtatatgtatttatgtaatattattccAAAATGCttagaatattttaagtCCTTTATTTTGCCTTTTTACGGTAACAAGTTCGGTGTATACTTTGAGTGTGttaagggaaaaaagaatttttcgAATATACATCCATGTGTGGATATAGGAAGGGGTAAAGATTTTTATCCAGTTAACAGTGAACATACTGATACAAACCTTGTCAACGATGAAGTTGGTAAAGATAACATCATACTCGACTGGAGACTTCCAATTGGTGTTTTATTCGACATATATTGTGATATAGAAAATGAGAATAATACTTTTACTCAATCGGGGAGCGCGGAACTAAACTGCAAGTGTTGCTCAAACAATGAATTATTTCCTGACCATGTTAGCATTTTAGAAATTTCATCAAACGGAGAAAGTCAGGGGGATAGTTTTAATATGGGAAAAAGGGACCATAAAGACGAAGAGGGGAACAAAGAGGGGAACGAGCTGACGAACGAGCTGACGAACGAGCTGACGAACGAGCTGACGAACGAGCTGACGAACGAGCTGACGAACGAGCCGACGAACGAAGAGACGAACGAAGAGACGAACGAAGAGACGAACCGAAGAAAAGGCTTGTTGAATAGGGACGTAGAAAAAgattcttctatttttaacCGAAAAGCGGAAGGCAGTATAAGTGCTGTGTATGACGGTAGCTTAACTTTTGATGGAGTGCAAATTTGCAAGTCTTTGAAAAAAGAGCATGAACAGGTAATGTTATATCATGTGAAAAATTGGAAAGAACAGGACAAAACATGCACAGTACAGGACAAAACATGCACAGTACAGGAAAAAACATGCACAGTACAGGACAAAACATGCACAGTACAGGACAAAACATGCACAGTACAGGACAAAACATGCACAGTAcaggaaaaaatatgcacaGTACAAGACAGGAAAACGAAAAAGAATGCATTGAAAGATGTTAATAACTTGTTAAATGATGAAGAGGAAGACGGATTAATAGACGCTGCAGCGGAAGGTCAAGAGAGTCATTGTGAGTCCTACGGGAAGACCTATACGTATCTTCCTCATTTTCCCccaaataaggaaaaaaattattatgaacatgaaataaaaaataggtCAGGTAATTCATCAAAACATTTGTTACAATATGATGAAAATTCTAACACAATTGAAGGGACTAAAAAAGATGAGCATAGTGATGATGGTGAAAATTTAaaggataataaaaatttaaaatattataaatttattatgaacaaagcaataaataatgaatggTATGATAAACAGTTTCAAAATATAtcgaataaaaatataccttGGAGATTAATTGTTCATTTCAAGGGAGAGgaagaatattattattcacaCTTTAAGAAGAAAGATGAGAAAAAGAAGTACAACGGAAATGTAAACATTTTAGCCTATAATAGTTGTATACCGCTCTATAGAGGCTTCAACGATTTTGAAGAATGTATATTAAACCAATTGAAGAAAGctaattatattatgaacaagAATGATAGAgtattacaaatattatcTGAACAAAATCAGAAAGAGTTTTTAtaccatttaaaaaattttaatgttgAAAAAATTTGCTCATTATATAGGGAGCATATGGACTATAACATGGTTAAGTTTATTGACaacattaattatatatatatacaaaatattgaGGATCTTTGTTTATGTAATAATGCACACGACAAGGGCTCGAAAAATGGAGGCAGTCATATTGCACAagataaaaatgagaaagGGGAAAATTGCCATTTTATTCATGTAGACGTACGGAAAGACTACTTCTTTTCCGATGAAGGAGAAGAGGAAGGGGAAGCATTTAATGGTGCTGCTAAtgagaaaaaggaaaagtttAATGCAGCAATAAGAAATGACCGCATGCGGGaagaaaaagggaaaaagcCCTCCTTTGCACACTTGCACGATCAAGCAGGCACTAAAATTGGTAATTCTGAAAACTATGTTGATGAATGTGGCCTGTCAAAAAGTAAACTCATTAACAACACACACGTGTCAAGTGATACTAGTATGAACACATATGTTAGGGAAAAGAAAGACAAACAAAACACGAACTATTCATCATTTAGATATGGAGAACGTACAAAtgatgtatttttaaaagattcaTGTTGCCCCTGCTGTAATCGCGCCCTCAATGGACGCAATAGCATATATGACCTTATGAATGACGAAAAGGTAAATAAGGATGTTcctattattatacatatatatggacCTCCATATAACCAGGTGTTAACTAAGTTTCCCctctttaaaattatacatccagaaaataatgaaagtgTCAGTGAAggcatttttatatacacgTTAGGAGATTTTTTACATGAACAAtttccttcattttttagaaaaatatgtagAAACTCAAAAGGGCATTCACATAACGGTAAGACCAACATTTCGACGAATAATGAGCATAAGAAGAGAGTGTATTATGAcaaggaaaataatatacatgaatATGAGAACAAAAAGGGATCTTACTTAAACAGCGAAAatgtgttttattttatggaggacgattatttaatttttagtcCTTACATGTTCATAATTGTCAACGGAATACAAATTCCTCTGAAGACTCCACTGTACTGGTTGTGCACGAACTTTTTACAGCTCGATAACTTCCTCCATGTTATTCTTCGAATTCCGCCCTATTGA
- a CDS encoding hypothetical protein (conserved Plasmodium protein): MCERLYRKIKDSECGSNLYITNNKVLFDSVYKLIKEGVPMPCGYYVNEKIVNRETDRYVLTKYIYDVDDIIYKVEAHSKVNLEKTTNLRVKCLEQSYLKDNEVEDLYKYDTYNQLDSIQIYVSHNNFSYIWNEYTMQYFLSCYHDEHNLKIHTHILEKEQYGYDLQIELYEIPNDPIKAFLVASHLSKIREALQCSPLMHFFLTRTNTSENAFEKIIIRKNEIIYLFKNCGHILVIISIHYEHTYDKCIVLGLCKNIHITTKTMDLCENLDCSFYTDFPSHLITSELFVYSNDNDKDNNSDMHNYGVERENQMIYSIWTGKKEKHNQINTYKDVYQGEHTTTDTNAHYIEKNLNDEKEDKGKSKQANSNENVKAESNNKLKIPNVGFISLKMDAKLFTSCKDFSELIQLSSRISHIVVSFREYLNNSLVLYRIKRRRAF; the protein is encoded by the coding sequence ATGTGCGAAAGGCTGTACAGGAAGATAAAGGACTCGGAGTGTGGATCTAATTTGTATATCACCAATAATAAGGTCTTGTTCGATAGTGTATACAAGTTAATAAAGGAAGGGGTTCCAATGCCTTGTGGATATTATgtgaatgaaaaaattgttaacaGAGAGACAGATAGATATGTATTAACTAAGTATATTTACGACGTGgatgatataatatataaagtgGAAGCACATTCGAAGGTAAACTTAGAGAAAACTACAAATTTAAGAGTAAAATGTCTAGAACAGTCATACTTAAAGGATAACGAAGTAGAggatttatataaatatgatacaTATAATCAACTAGATTCAATACAGATTTATGTGtctcataataatttttcatatatatggaaTGAATATACTATGCAATATTTTCTTAGTTGTTATCATGAtgaacataatttaaaaatacatacccatattttagaaaaagaaCAATATGGATATGATCTACAAATagaattatatgaaatacCAAATGATCCAATTAAAGCTTTTTTAGTAGCTAGCCATTTATCGAAAATTAGAGAAGCATTACAATGTAGTCCtcttatgcatttttttttaacacgAACTAATACGTCTGAAAAtgcatttgaaaaaattattataagaaaGAATGAAatcatttatctttttaaaaactgTGGTCATATACTAGTTATTATATCTATACATTATGAACATACATATGATAAATGTATAGTCCTTggtttatgtaaaaatatacatattacaaCTAAGACTATGGATTTATGCGAAAATTTGGATTGCTCCTTTTATACTGATTTCCCATCGCATCTTATCACCTCCGAATTGTTTGTATatagtaatgataatgataaagATAACAACTCTGATATGCATAATTATGGTGTAGAACGAGAAAATCAGATGATATACTCAATATGGAcagggaaaaaagaaaagcataATCAGATAAACACATACAAGGATGTATACCAAGGGGAGCATACCACTACAGACACCAATGCACactatatagaaaaaaatttaaatgatgaaaaagaagACAAAGGAAAAAGCAAACAAGCAAATTCCAACGAAAATGTAAAAGCagaaagtaataataaattgaaaatCCCAAATGTTGGGTTTATATCACTCAAGATGGatgcaaaattatttacCAGTTGTAAAGATTTCTCAGAATTAATACAGTTATCAAGTCGGATAAGTCATATTGTTGTTTCGTTTCGTGAATATTTGAACAACTCGTTGGTTTTGTACAGGATCAAGCGGAGAAGAGCTTTCTGA
- a CDS encoding ribosomal protein L17: MGYTSTLKFVNLGVKRRLFRRAHKQPHHKWDSIKNQLNELLKYGRIETTLTKAKELQGYAEELIYLAKKDNVQNNLKVESMLRTAQGRRKLYEYYVPLYRHRPFFFTRIVNQWRLRLRDAAPMAFIEFIDRPGELRPAQPVGYDRIKYIYDEMKRNRRNFRKYFHIAKKFNLLDDNDQLISNFNNSELVKKDLWLSDDEEEIIIDAELIEKYKQFGEPMLAGPIRGREPFYVDLPMPSLVEKEFLNYRKKFKP; this comes from the exons ATGGGGTATACGTCGAcattaaaatttgttaacCTGGGCGTTAAGAGGAGATTATTTCGAAGAGCCCATAAACAACCACATCACAAATGGGACAGCATAAAAAATCAGTTgaatgaattattaaaatatggaCGAATTGAAACAACATTAACAAAAGCTAAGGAATTGCAAGGATATGCAgaagaattaatatatttagcaaaaaaagataatgtacagaataatttaaaagtcGAAAGTATGTTAAGAACAGCGCAAGGAAGAAGAAAGTTATATGAATACTACGTACCATTATATAGACATagacctttttttttcacaagAATAGTCAATCAATGGAGATTACGCTTAAGGGATGCAGCACCAATGGCATTTATAGAATTTATTGATAGACCAGGAGAATTAAGACCTGCACAGCCTGTTGGGTAtgatagaataaaatatatatatgatgaaatgaaaagaaatagaagaaattttagaaaatattttcatattgcAAAAAAGTTCAATTTACTGGATGATAACGATCAActtatttcaaattttaacAATTCTGAACTCGTTAAGAAAGATTTG TGGCTAAGCGATGATGAAGAGGAAATAATTATTGATGCcgaattaatagaaaaatataaacaatttgGTGAGCCCATGTTAGCAGGACCTATAAGGGGACGAGAACCCTTTTATGTTGATTTACCTATGCCAAGTCTCGTAGAGAAAGAGTTTTTAAATTACAGAAAGAAATTTAAACCGTAA
- a CDS encoding NADP-specific glutamate dehydrogenase produces MVSYLYIVCFIVLNSCTSGFSKNSYLKHAVPGFITKEPTVGLYSTSRGKSKLNGWHNYGYNSTKSLDSKIEELHSRVINKNKNEPEFLQAFEEVLVSLKPVFKKDNVYLGVLENIAEPERIIQFRVPWVNDKGEHKVNRGFRVQYSSVLGPYKGGLRFHPTVNISIIKFLGFEQIFKNSLTTLPMGGGKGGSDFDPKDKSENEILNFCQSFMINLFRHIGPNTDVPAGDIGVGGREIGFMFGQYKKLKNAFEGVLTGKNIKWGGSHIRSEATGYGVVYFAENALKNLNDNLKNKICIVSGSGNVAQYLVEKLIEKGATVLTMSDSDGYILEPNGFTKEQLMYIMDLKNNKRERLKEYVKYSKSAKYFEKEKPWNVPCDVVFPCATQNEINENDADLLIKNKCKMIVEGANMPTHIKAIQKLKQNKIIICPSKAANAGGVAVSGLEMSQNSMRLQWTAEETDKKLQIIMKNIYDQCDNASRIYLNESDLVAGANISGFLKVADSFMEQGGL; encoded by the exons atGGTTTCTTACTTGTACATTGTTTGTTTTATAGTTTTAAATTCCTGCACAAGCGGATTTTCAAAAAACAGTTACCTCAAGCATGCTGTACCAG GTTTTATCACTAAGGAACCTACTGTAGGATTGTATTCAACAAGTAGAG GAAAGAGTAAATTAAATGGGTGGCACAACTACGGGTACAATTCTACAAAATCGTTAGACAGTAAAATAGAAGAGTTACACAGTAGAGTAATAAACAAGAATAAGAATGAGCCTGAATTTTTACAAGCATTTGAAGAAGTATTAGTAAGCTTAAAGCCAGTGTTTAAGAAggataatgtatatttaggGGTACTAGAAAATATAGCAGAGCCGGAAAGGATAATTCAATTTCGTGTACCTTGGGTTAATGATAAAGGAGAACATAAAGTGAATAGAGGATTCAGAGTTCAGTATAGTTCAGTGCTGGGTCCATATAAAGGAGGGTTAAGATTTCATCCAACAGTTAATATAAGTATTATAAAGTTTTTAGGCTTtgaacaaatttttaaaaatagctTAACAACGTTACCTATGGGTGGAGGAAAAGGTGGATCTGATTTCGACCCTAAAGATAAATCcgaaaatgaaattttgaatttttgtCAATCCTTtatgataaatttatttagaCATATTGGACCTAACACAGATGTTCCAGCAGGTGATATTGGTGTAGGTGGTAGAGAAATTGGATTTATGTTTggacaatataaaaaattaaaaaatgcatttGAAGGCGTATTAACAGGCAAGAATATAAAATGGGGGGGAAGTCATATCAGATCTGAAGCAACTGGATATGGTGTTGTTTATTTTGCGGAAAATGctcttaaaaatttaaatgataatttaaaaaataaaatatgtattgtTAGTGGAAGTGGTAATGTTGCTCAGTATTTAGTGGAAAAACTTATCGAAAAAGGAGCCACAGTATTAACTATGAGTGATAGTGATGGATATATCTTGGAGCCCAATGGTTTTACAAAAGAAcaattaatgtatataatggatttaaaaaataataagagaGAAAGATTGAaagaatatgtaaaatattcaaaaagtgctaaatattttgaaaaagaaaaaccaTGGAATGTACCATGTGATGTTGTTTTTCCGTGCGCAAcacaaaatgaaattaatgaaaatgatgctgacttgttaataaaaaataaatgcaaaatgATTGTTGAAGGTGCAAATATGCCAACACACATTAAGGCAATACagaaattaaaacaaaataaaattatcatcTGTCCATCCAAAGCTGCAAATGCAGGTGGAGTAGCAGTAAGTGGATTAGAAATGAGTCAAAATTCTATGAGACTCCAGTGGACAGCTGAAGAAAcggataaaaaattacagattattatgaaaaatatttatgaccAATGTGATAATGCCTCAAGAATTTACCTGAACGAGTCAGATTTAGTAGCTGGGGCGAACATTTCGGGATTTTTAAAAGTAGCTGACTCGTTCATGGAGCAAGGAGGTTTAtga
- a CDS encoding PhIL1 interacting protein PIP3 — MCEGTYKTIPLFAPDEDDIFNSSSGVANKTNDNINADNLFIPKNIYRHVKEEISPGPIKTKYIEKITKIPRVIFKERKKDINKKEKKVVTKEIEIEEIVEVIENKDEIVYNEVKVPTYIDIPIIQPRQEIYHQQITKNIPKGVELTVTQKLVAPKIKPKYVEVPVPIYVPCYIEVPIPIQYIPIHQNEQKQHFTTGVSNNTNLTKYPTVCSNPSTAHMQGLKGSSTENKNVYVSDAQDDNKSDEQGDNISGEQTTNVNLTDEQSIIFSSKSSIQNISNDEKNRNNMIAAANL, encoded by the coding sequence ATGTGCGAGGGGACGTATAAAACAATTCCACTATTTGCTCCAGATGAAgatgatatatttaacagCAGCAGTGGTGTAGCAAACAAAAccaatgataatataaatgctgataatttatttattccaaaaaatatatatagacatGTAAAGGAAGAAATTAGTCCAGGAcctataaaaacaaaatatatagaaaaaattacaaaaattccaagagtaatatttaaagaaagaaaaaaagatataaataaaaaagaaaaaaaagtagtaactaaagaaatagaaattgAAGAAATTGTTGAAGTGATTGAAAATAAAGATGAAATTGTATATAATGAAGTAAAGGTACCTACATATATTGATATTCCAATTATTCAACCAAGACAAGAAATTTATCATCAACAAATTACCAAAAATATTCCTAAAGGAGTTGAACTAACAGTTACACAGAAATTAGTAGCTCCAAAAATAAAACCTAAATACGTAGAAGTACCTGTACCTATATATGTACCATGTTATATAGAAGTACCTATACCTATACAATATATACCCATACATCAGAATGAACAAAAACAGCATTTCACTACTGGAGTTTCTAACAATACAAACCTAACAAAGTACCCAACTGTCTGTAGTAACCCTTCCACGGCACATATGCAAGGCTTAAAGGGTTCATCTACagagaataaaaatgtatatgtaagcGACGCACAGGATGATAATAAGAGCGACGAACAAGGTGATAATATAAGCGGCGAACAGACTACTAATGTAAATCTAACTGATGAACAgtctattatttttagctCGAAAAGTtcaattcaaaatatttcaaatgacgaaaaaaataggaataatATGATTGCTGCAGCGAATTTATGA
- a CDS encoding cytochrome c oxidase subunit 2B, whose protein sequence is MYILKRLFGFNNRVAFNENKLLLKNLNENENLKVQNVRAEDYPIPEKYLDDPEKIPKYYVFQSNMVTDEDLQPGMLRQLEVDKRLTLPTRTHISFLVTATDVIHSWSIPSLGIKADAVPGRLHKITTFILREGVYYGQCSEMCGTLHGFMPIVIEAVSPEAYAAHAKKYYKE, encoded by the coding sequence atgtatattctCAAAAGGCTGTTCGGGTTTAATAACAGAGTGgcttttaatgaaaataaacttttgttaaaaaatttaaacgaaaatgaaaatttaaaagttcAAAATGTAAGAGCAGAAGATTATCCAATACCcgaaaaatatttagatgATCCTGAAAAAATTccaaaatattatgtatttcaATCTAATATGGTAACAGATGAAGATTTACAACCTGGCATGTTAAGGCAATTGGAAGTAGATAAAAGATTAACATTACCAACCAGAAcacatatatcttttttggTTACAGCAACTGATGTTATACATTCGTGGTCAATACCAAGTCTAGGAATAAAAGCCGATGCAGTACCAGGGCGattacataaaattacaaCATTCATATTAAGAGAAGGAGTATATTATGGTCAGTGTTCAGAAATGTGTGGGACTCTACATGGTTTTATGCCTATTGTTATTGAAGCAGTGTCTCCTGAGGCATATGCCGCGCATGCCAAGAAATACTACAAGGAGTAG